The Paenibacillus sp. FSL R7-0345 DNA segment AATCAATGAGTACTGGCTGCATGCCGATGTGGAGCGTACGGAGCAGATGATTCAGTTCTACGAGGATCTGTTTGAGCTGCTGAATGAAGAGAACAGCCGGATTTACGGGGTGTTTACGGAGATTCTGAGCGCGCTCAGCACGATTTTTGAGAAGAACGGCAATATTCTGCTGAACGGTGATGAGCAGACCGACCACCGCGGCAACAAAACCTACTACTGGAATATCGTCAATGTGCCGGATATTGCGGCGAACATCTCCAAGCTGATGGACCAGAAGGACGGCGACGACCTGATCCGTGATTTTGCCCGCGAAATGCTGAAGCATTCCGGCCGCTGGGTGAGAGAGCAGGAGATTGATATCGTCCGTTCGATTTCCGAGTTCCTGACCGACAAGTTCGGCGATCTGATTACCCGTTCGATGGAAGACTTCCTTGTGATGAAGTACGGCCGCGAGGAGCCGCTGGACAAATTTGTGGAGCGGATTATTGCCGGAAGGCTGGATGAGGATGCAGTGCCGATTTTCCATCTCAGCAACAGCTCGGGCAGCCTGCACTTCCCGTCATGGGGCTTCGTCTCCGTGCCGGTTAAAGCACCGGGTATCCTGAAGGGGATCCGGAATTACCAGAACAATGCGCTCGGCAAATCGCAGTTTACGATTAAAGAGAGCGAGGTTAAGAACCGGATTTTCTGGCTTAACACCCGGAACGGCGTGCCGCTCTTTGTCTATACTCCGCTAAGAGTATATGAAGAAAACTACGAACGCACCATCCTGGATAAGGAAGGGATCGGCCGCCATCTGGTGATGACCGACAAGAACAACTGGACCTATCTGCCGTCTCCGATTCCAGAGAAGTCCTGGGGCGATACCTATATGAATGCCCGTGTGCGTGAGTACAATGCCAGAGTCCGGGCTGATTTTGAGCGGGCGTTGGCGTCCGGGGTTATTATCGAAAAAGGTCTGGATGAAAATACGAGCAGCCGCTACTCGGTGATATTCACCAAACCGTTTGATATCGATAAGCTGCTGAGCGGCTATGATCTGCAGCTTGGGTCTTCCCGTCCGAACCTTGGTGAAGTGAAGAAGGCGGCTGATGAGCTGCGGTCGCTGCGCGAGAACGGACTGGAGCGCGAAAGCGTGAAGGATATTTTCGGCAGCATTAACAAAGAGATGGCTCAGGAAAACCTGATCCGTTCGCCGCAGCTGATTGCCCGTGTGCGTGAAGAGCTGGTTAAATATGATTCACTGGCAGCCAAGGCTGCCGAGCTGGATGCGCTGCTGCGTCAGTACCTTGATGAAGATAAATGGCTGGACCAGTTCATTGAAGCCCTCTACACCGACACCATTGTCAAAAAAGGTGCACTTTACGTCTACGACCGCGACGAGGAAGAAGATGCCTGGGAGCCGTTCGCTAATTTAATGAAGGAACGCAGCTATGTGGAATATGCCGTATACCGTCATTTCCGTGCGCTGGATGAGAAGAGCCGCAGTGTGCTGCTGCGCAAAGCGGCCCGCCGTTCCGGAGAAATGACCGCAGCTGAAGATGTAACCCCGCTGCTCTATAAGCTGGAAGGGCTGTATGTCTCCTTCCTGGAAGCGCGTGACAGTCTGGAATATGAGCGGGTAGAGCATGCCGACGGCGATGAAATGTACGGCTTCTACAAGAGTCTGACCGGCAAGCTGGCCAGCATCCGCAGAAAGCTGAAGTAAGCCTATGATTAGAACAGAAGCACTGGTCTATGCAGAACGATATGCGGCGCAGGAAGAGGCGCTGCACAGCAAGGGGGATGGACGCAGCAGCATCCATTACCCCGCCCTGTTTCTGTTCCTTGGTGACAAGGTATCGGCAGCGATTGAGCCGGTGCTTATGCGCTGTGAGCGGAAATGGGATAATGCCGCAGGAGTGCTGGCGCTGCATGCCGGCGCAGGCCGGGATAGTAAAGAGCAGCGGCCGTCTGGGAGTACAGATTGGGAGCATAAAGAACAGCAGCCGTCTGGCAGTGCGGGCCGGGATCATAAAGAGCAGCAGTCCGCCGGCGGCAGCCGGGAACGGGTGATGACGATGGCCCTGCCGGATGCGGCAGGGCGTGATCCCCGTACAGTGCGCAAGGACGTCTACCGGGAATTTCATGAGGACGGCCGTTATCTGGCGGGGATGAACCGGACGCTCCGGCGGATCACCAACAGCATAGCAGACTATGGACGGCTGTATTCTTCTTTTGACGTAATCCATCTCACTATCATTACGCGGGTCGATGACCCGCTTAATGTGCTGCTGCCGGAGGTTGCCCTGCTGGCCCGGGCGGTGCTTAGCCAGTCGTTCAAATCGGTGCAGACTGACCTGTACACGTTGATCAACGAGCGGGAGCAGGGGGATAACTTCGGATATTCCAGCTCGGCCGGGCTGGCTTTTCTGCGTGAGCTGGACGGAATGCAGCTGCCGGACTATACGTTTAAAGCGCCGCTCCTCGTTACGGAGGACGGATTATCTATTCCTGTGTCCCACGGCCCTTCCGCCCTGTTTGATCTGGTTTACCTGCTCTCGGATAAAAATGAGCGGGGGATGAGCCCGGTGAACGGCATGGAGGATAACTATGAGATTATTGCGCACATCAGTCTGCTCAAGAACCGGGTGCGTCCTTCTTCCGATCAGGCTTCCGGTCACGGCGGCTACAACAATATGACGTTCAAAAGCGGCATCCGCGGCAGTACCGGCCGGCAGGGCTATGCCTCCGCCGGATTCTCGGCGGTGCGCAGGCCGAGCAAGCCGATTGCCATGGCGGTGCTGTACCATGCTTTTCATGTTCTGGCCGCGAAGCTGCAGACCGGCGGCGGCTGGAGCCTGCGCGACCGCCAGGCGCTGCTTGGCCTGACGCCGGAGGCACTGCGCGAGCGTGCTGCGGGTTTACTGCCCGATGAGGCGGGCATCGCCGAAATGACCGGTCTGATGAGCCACGGCCGTCCGTCCTACAGCGAGCTGAAGCCGCTCTCGCTGCGCGAGGCGGAAGCTTTGCTGTTCGGCGACGGCGGCGAGGCGTATTTCCGCAGCAACTTTGCGGATGGTTCCGCTGCGCGTGCTGCGGCCCTTGACCCTGCGCGCGAGTGGGCCACCGTACTGGCGGCTCAGGAGCAGGCAACTCCGCCGGTGACGTTCTACCAGCTGGCGGAGTGGACGGCCGAGCAGGGCGAGGCCGGGGGCAGTGTGCTGAACGCGCTGCGTCAGCACATGAATGGTTTGCGCTCGGCGCTGGCGGGCGCCGAGGAGGAGCTGGAGCAGTTCTACGCGCAGAGCGTGGAGCGCCAGCCGTTCCAGCGGGTGCCGCTGCTGGACAAGCGGACCGTGCGCAATTTCATTCATTATTTGTTTGAGAGTATATATAGTAGGAAATACGAGATTCTCAGGCTGAAGCTGGAGCTGGACATTGCGCTCCGCTATGATGCTGCACTGGAACAGCTGCATGCCGAGAGCAGAGCCAAAGTGCAGACGATGCAGGCGCTGGAAGAAGAGCTGCGCAGCCTTGCGCTGGCAAGCATTGGGCGGTCCGGCGAAGCAGTAGACCAGAATATCATGGAATACTACCGCACTGTGACCGCCGAGGTCATGCTGGACATTGAGACCCGGCGTGGGGCGGGCATTTTCTTCAGCGACCGTTTCATGGGCAGCATCTCGGAGCTGCTGCGCCAGGGCGGAGCGGCTGTTGTCCGCCGCCTGATCGACGTATGCCAGAGAGAGCTGCTGACAGCGGGGGCGTTCACCCTTCCCTTCGAAGAAGAGCTGCTGCGGCGGGCCAATGTTGCAGCGGCGTACGAGAACCGGGAGATTGTGTCCAGGGAGGAGCTGTTCAAGCAGCTCTATCTGGGTCTTGAAGACAGCGCGGCGATCAACGTCCGCCTGTTCGAATACACGCAGGAGCACCGCCATGAGGAAAAATATTTCTTCGGCGACAGCGGCTCCGAATTTCTGCGGTACGCACTGAATGCAGACGGAACAACCAGGATCTACCGCCTGGGCGTTGTCCACGAGCAGCGCCGGAGCGGAGTCGAGAAGCTTAACCTGATGGGCGGCTTCCATCTGGAGGACCTGCTCTATTACCGCAACGGCAAGGTATACTACGAAACCTATGTACAGAACGGTTATAGGCTGCACGGTGTAGATGAGGAGCAGTTGCCTGAGCTTAGGTAAGCAAGGAGTGCCGGAGGTTAAAGTGTGGTAATAATATTAATAAAATACTAGGAGAACTGAGGGGGCTGAGGTGCTTAGGAGTTGATGAACTAGGTGCTGATGTGCTGCGGAGCTAAGGTAACTAAGATGCTAGGTGCTGAGATGTTAAGGTGCCAAGGTGCTAGGGTGCTAAGGTGCTAGGGTGCTAAGGAGCTAAGGTGCTGAGTTACTGAGGTGCTAGGTTAGGTAAGTAAGTGTCTATAGTATTAAGTATAAAGCGTATTAGCATAGCACGTATTCCCGCCTCTGAAATCATCGAATGCTGGTAAACAGCTCAGATGAAAGGCAAAAATGCCTTTGATTTCAGCCAATGCAGGCAAACGGCCCGAATGAGAGGCAAAAATGCCCTTGAATTCGGCCGATGGGAGCAAACGGCTCAAATGAAGGGCAAAAATGCCCTTGAATTCGCCCGATGGGAGCTAACGGTCCAAATGAAGGGCAAAAGTGCCCTTCAATTCGGCCGATGCGGGCAAACAGCCCGAATGAGAGGCAAAAATGCTTCTCATTCCAGTTGATTCGCCAGCTGTGAGCAGCAAGGGAGTTTTTCCGCCGCCTATTTCGCCAGGGAACACACGTCCACGAGGATTACAGGCTGGCTGTGCTCCGGCAGCAGTATGAGTATAAATATTAGTTTGTTTCTGAAAGGATGAGGATGGATGCAGCGGAAAATCAATCTGCTCTTATTGTGTTTCAGCCTGCTTGGCGGCGGAGTGGCGTATGTGCTCGGGGAGCTGCTGCTTGGCCGCAGGCCGTATGATCTGCCGTCGATTATTATTGTCGGCCTTTATTTTGCCATTGTAGCATTTGGCATCCTGGTCGGTGCACTGCTGGCTGAGATGATCTCGCCGCGGCTGAACGGGCTGTCGTGGAAGCAGCGTTATCTGGGACTGTCATGGAAGCTGCTGCCGCTAGTGGTAGTCATGCTGTTTGGTCTCGGCACACTGATGGAGTTTGTATACGAGCTGAATTTTGGCGGCATTAAAGCGGTCAAAAATGTCGTTATGGTCATCGATGACTCCGGCAGCATGCAGCAGAGCGATCCGGCCAACAGCCGATATACCGCAGCCGAAGCGCTGGTACAGCAGATGGACAAAGATAATCAGGTGGCTGTAGTCACCTTCAGTCAGGAGGCTGCGGTGGTACAGCCGCTGATTTCACTTGAAAATACCGAAAGCCGTACCAAGGTATCGGAGGTCATTCGCAATCTGCAGACAACCGAAGGCGGCACGAACATCAGCGGTGCTCTGACCGAGGCTATGAATGTGATCAGCAGTGATGGAGAAGCCGGCCGGGGAGCCATGGTTATCCTGCTGTCCGACGGCTTCAGCGAATTTAACACAGCTACTGAGCTGAATGAATATAAAAGCCGGGGAATCGCCGTCAACACCATCGGGCTTGCGCTGGATGACCAGTCCGGCCCGCTTCTGCTGCAGGATATTGCTACGGCAACAGGCGGGCAATACTACGATGTTACCGATGCAGGACGCCTGGGTGAAGTGTTCCAGCAGATCTATGACCGGCTGGGCGACCGTACCCTGCTGACTGAGCGCAGCGATGCGACAGCAGACAGCCCTTATTATGCTGTTGTGCGGATTCTGGCACTGATACTGATCGGCACCGCACTTGGTATCGGGCTTGGCGTTGTGTTCGACAACCGTCATCTGGCCAAAAGCTTCGGCATCGGCGGCTGGGTAGCCGGTCTCTGCGCCGGTCTGATTCTCGAATTCGGGCTTAGCGGCCAGTCGTTCAGCGATGCATTGATCCGGCTAAGCGCAGTTCTGTTGCTGGCAGCTATTCTGTCACTCTTTACTTATGTGGTACCGGTTGGTGAAGGACGTCTGACCCGCCGCGGGAGAAGAGATGCAGCGGCTGCAGCGCCGGCATCGGGTGAATTCCATTCCCCACGCAGAAACAGGAACAGCAAGGGCTTTTAGAGCCCGGCAGCACAGCAAATGTTAATGTGAAGGGAGTAGACAGTCATGAGGTACGCCGAAGTAAATCCCTCTGCACCGGCAATCAGTGAAGTAACTGCCCGGGTAGAGGACCGGTTTTGTACGCTGAGATGGCGCTGGCCGGACGGCGTGCAGGCGGTCTGCATCCACAAAGAAACAGCAGAGGGGCTGGACCGCGGGGAGCTTCCGCCTTCCGGCATGAAGCTGTACACCCGTGAGGAATACAAAGCGAACAACGGATACCGGGACCGGATGGAAGACATCGGACTGGTGGTTTATACCGTATATGCACGGATCAACGAAAATGGCGAGACGCTGCTTATCAGGCAGCCGGACGGCTCAAACCGGATTACAGTCAGCGCCGGCAAGGCGAGAATTTATTTTTCCATCCAGCACAAAAAAGCGATATTTGCCAAGCAAAAAACAGTACATATGACGATTACCGCTGAAGTGCCGGTGCCGAAGGATGTACTCTGCTATGTCAAAAAGAGAGGCGGGTACCCGGCTTCCCGGGAGGACGGCGTGCTATTCCCGTTTGTGCAGGATTTTGCCGCCGGACGGAACATACTGCCGCCAATCGAGATCGGCAAAGAGGATTTTGTGCGGATTTTTTTCACCGATGGGCGTAAATACGGACAGTATTACGAGCTGGTACCGGAATAAGTGACCAACAGAAAGTAACGCTCAGACAACGAAGAAACGTTTGGGAGGGAAAAGAAAATGTCTTTTTTCAGCCGGTTTATGAAGAAAAGCCAGCCGCAGCCGCGGCCGCTTTTTTATGATATTGTGTGCCCTTACTGCTTCACGAAATTCCAGCCGGAGGAAGTGGTTTTCCGGGCTATGCACAGCCGTGAAGATGATGAAAATTACGCGCTGGGCGAAGATGATGCCTTGAACAAGTATCGTGAGCGCTTCGGGCTCGATACGGTGGATGATATGGAAGCGATACTGAATCCGGCAGATATTCCGGAAGAGTACCACCACTATACGGATCATGTGCTGACCGGGCTCACCGACCGCTACGGGGTGCTGACGCGCAGACGGCTCTGCCCGGCCTGCCATAACGAGCTGCCTGTAACCGCCGGCAAGGTGCCGAGCAACATCATTTCGATCATCGGGGCTTCCCAGGTCGGGAAGTCGGTGTATATGACCTCGCTGATTCATACGCTGCAGCATACGACGGCGGGACATTTTGACGCAGCCTGTATGCCGCTGAATGCCGAGATCAGCCGCAAGTTCCGCACGCTGTACGAAGAGCCTTTGTTTGAGCGCGGCGATCTGCTGGCTTCGACCCAGAAGGAAAAAATGCAGGAGCCGTTCATCTTCCAGTTCGTCTTCAAAGATGAGAGCAAGCCGCCGCTGACGCTGGTGTTCTTCGATGTCGCCGGTGAAGGCATGGTCGACCAGGATTATCTCGGCCTGCACGGCCAGCATATCAAAAACTCCGCCGGCATCCTGTTCATGGTCGATCCGCTGCAGATCCGCTCCGTCCGCGAGAAAATCCGCATCAACTACGGCGACAAGCCAGGTGAGTGGGTATCGCAGTATGATGAGCCGCGCGATGTGGTGCTGACGATGTTCGGCGATTTTATCGCTTATCAGGAGAAGAGTAAAACCGATATTCCGACAGCGGTTGTCCTGGCTAAAAGCGATATGCTGCATTCGCTCAAGGATGAAGACGGGGATTATATCAAGGCGAACAGCAATGTATTCAACAACTACGTGCACCGAAAAACGCTGAATCTGGATGAGTTCCACAATATTGACGGAGAAATCCGCCGGTTTATTGAGAAGGTGGACCGCCCGTTCAAGGATACGATGGATGTTTATTTTGCCAATACAGGATATTTCGCCGTGTCTGCGCTGGGCAGCAATCCGGTCAATCAGAAAATCGAAGGTGTGGTCAGCCCGATCCGCGTAGACGAGCCGTTTATCTGGCTGCTGCACAAGCTGAAATATATTGAGGGGAGCGACGGGCCGTGAACAGATTTTCAGGGTCCGGGATCACCCAGCAGATGTATACCCGACAGCGGCGCGGGGTTTACCGGTCAACCGAGGGCTTCGATACGGTAGCGAAATCGGAAAGCTTAGATAATAATTTTGTCAAAAAAATCCTCCATCCCTTCTGCCTCTACGATGCTCCGGCTGAGCTTAGCGCACGCGGTGAGAAGAATGAGGAGGTTTACCCGGCTGCACTGCACCTGTTCCATACGGAGACGAACGATACGGTGATCGGGCAGAGCCGCTATCTGGCGGCTGATTTTACGGGGCAGCGGAGCGCTTTTTTTGCCCATAACTTTATTGTGCCGCCGATCCGCTCTGAAGAGATTGTGGAGCAATACGGGGACTGGCTGCATGCGGATTTTGCGGTCAGCTATGAAGGCGAGCTTGGCGGGACCTTACCGGAGCTGGACCATATTCCTGTACAGCAGCGAGAAAGCCGGCCTGATCCGCTGACTGTGCTGCGTACGCTCGGTTTTAACGAAGAAACGTTCAAGGCCCTGCTGCAGGCGGTCATGCTCTCCGTAGCCGGGAAGAAAAAAATCTATATTGCGCTCGATGTGCCGATCAGCGAGATATCGCGGCATGCCGCCGGCCTGACAGAGGTCCTTTTCAGCGTGCTGCCTAACGATTTTCGCCGCAGACTGGGCGTGATTACGTATGCTAATGAGCCGCAGAGCCGCAAATACATTCATCTGACCTTTGTGGAAAAAGGCTCGCTGCGTCCCGGGGACCGCAATATCGAAAAGGATTATGTGTTCGATCTGGCTTCCGGCCGGATGCTGAATACTGATTTTGGCGGGACCCGGCAGCCCTTTGCCGAGCTGGTCTGGAAGACGCTTAACCGGAAGGGCAGCATGGAGGATTATGCCCGGTTTGCCGATTCCCTGCTGACAGGGGAAGGGGTGGAGCGTAAGCTGCAGCTGGCTGTTTACAATGAGCTGGCAGTCTTTTATGAGATTGAGCAGGGCGATGAGCAGTTATATACGGACAATAAAATCGCTGTGCTCAGCGGTTTGTTGTCCTACCTGAAGCCCCAGGGAGCGCTGGAGTCACGGGTGCGGCTGAATGATCTGTTTCTGGAACGGTTCGACCGCGAGTATGATGCCATCCGGCAGCGCGGGATTCCACAGCCTGAGGTGCTGGAGCAGTTTAAGGAATATTTTGAGCTGGAAGGACATAACTACCGCGGTAAAATCGTCGATTATTACATCAACGGCATGCTGAATGGTACAGCTGCGGGGCGCGGGGATGTGCTGGCTGCGGCTTATGGCATTATTGAGAGCAATGACGGGCTGAGTGCAGCTTTTTTCAAAAAAGTGCTGGGCCAGCCCGTATTCCGCAGACAGCTGCTGGAGCCCTATATGGAATCCCGGCTGGCTGCTTCGGTTGATTCAAAAGATGTGATGCGCTTCGTGTTCCATTGGGGACGCTTTTTACCGGAGGTGCTGCAGCAGGACTTTGCCCGGGACATGGTCAAGGAGTATCTGCTTGAGAGGCTGGCCGGGGATAACAATCCTGTGGCTGCCGTAGCGGCTGCCCATGATTTTGTCGAGAAGGCGGAAAAAGAGCGGCGCAGAGGCAGCGGCCTCTATCCGGAGGCGATGTCGCTGCTGCTGGAGCTGGCGAATGCGGCGGACCGCTTTTTGCTGAGCCGTGTGGATTTGGACGAGCTGACGCTGGAGCAGCTGCTGGATATTTCGTTCCTGCGCTACCGCGACTCCGAGGACTGGCAGCCGCCGCTCGATTCGATCAGCAGACGCAAGGCGAATGCCCTGCGGGCGGCCTACCGCTGGTTTGGCGAGGAGAAGCCGGATGAGGGGATTTTTGCCGGACTTGCTCCGCGTGAGCTGGACGATGTGCAGCTGCTCGGACGGCGCTGGCTGAAGGATATGCGCGGAGCAGAGCCGTTTGAGCGTCTGCCGCTGGCGTTCTATCATATCAGTGAGCGCGAAGACGGGCCACTGGATTATGATGCACTGCTGGAGCTGGTTATGCGCAAGGCGGGCGGAGATAAAGAAACGGTGTACCGCTTCTTTGACTGGTCGCAGGGCAGCAGGCTGTTCACGGTTTCTAATAAAAAGCTGTGGCCGGGATATAAGCGGGCCATTCTGAAGTACTTCATGAACAAAGACCGTGAAGCCTTCAAAAACCGGGATTTCCGCAAAAGCTATGTAGCTGCCGCAGGACCGGCACTGCAGAATGTTTATAACGAAGCCCGCAGCAAGCTGGCTTCACCGCTGGCGCGGTGGGTCAGTCGCAGCCGATTTCAACTCCTGATCAGCGGCACCATTCTGGGGCTTGTGATCATCGGGGTGATTATTGCAGTCAGCCTGCTGCGCCCGGACCCTGCCGATACAGCGCAGCCGGAGAATAGCTCCGGAACCGGCGCGGTTACCGTTGCGCTTGGCAGCGGCGGTACAGCCGGCACCCGGTTGGTGTTCACCTTTGCCGGTGCCGCAGAGTGCTCCGCCTTTAAGCCGGCGGAGATTGGAATCGTGTCCGGGGATAAGGTGACGGACACGTACGATGTTGTTGCGACGACAGGCAGCTGCCTGACGGCGTTGCCGGAACCGGGAGCCGCGGGTGACAGCGGCTCTGGTGAGGACGGCGCAGCGGCGGGCAACGCCGGCGGCGGAACGGGCGGCAACGCGTCCGGGAACGCGGGAGCCGGGACAGACGACGCAGGGGCGGGCAACGCCGGCGGCGGAACGGGCGGCAACGCGTCCGGGAACGCGGGAGCCGGGACAGACGACGCAGCGGCGGGCAACGCTGGCGGCGGAACGGACGGCACTGCGTCCGGGAACGCGGGAGCCGGGACAGACGACGCAGCTGCGGGTAATGCTGGCGGCGGAACGGACGGCACTGCAGGCGTTGGGGCAGGAGACGGGGACGTGTCCGTCTCTTCTCCGCCGTCAACCGGCCAGCAGGGCGCCGGGGCTTACCAGGTCACAGTTGACCTGAAAGCGGGTGCCGTAATTGCAGCCGGAAGTATGATTACAGCCGGTGAGTACAAGCTGATTGTTCAGCCTGACCCGGCAGCGGGGGCCATCGCTTCACCGGCGGTGCAGCCTTCCGCTACAGCTGGAGCAACGCCTGACGATTCTGCTGGTGCGGGTGGCAACGGTGGAAATGATGCCGTTGGCAACAATACGGTTGATGGGGATAATACAAACAAAGCGGGCTCTAATGATGCTGATGCTGAGAGGACTCCCGGGGCGGAGTAGCCCTGTTTTGCATAACTAATTAATGTACAAATTAACTTGATCCTGAACAGTACCGGTGGCCGGATGGCGGCGCGGGTACGTTCAGGATTTTTTTCTGCGGATGGGGAGGAGTATTACTAAATGTGAGTTACATTGAACCTTGAACTTTGAATCTTGAACAGCTGAACCGTTCACAGATATTCGCAACAGCTCGCAACAATGCGCAGACAGCTGGGCAGGTGCGTTCCTGATAGCGTTCCTAATGATTTTGCAGCGAACGAGCTGGAACTAAGTGGATTTTAGACAACTAGTTTCTGCTAAAATCAGCGAAGGACAGAACTAAGTGGAAATTCGCTACTTATTTGAGGAGAATTCTCCTAAAAGTGCTAAAACCTGGTGAATTAAGTGTCCATTTTCCACTTAGTTACACTGAAATGGGGATTTCGGCGGAATTAAATTGCTTTTTTCCAACTAGCTCGCGTGTCCCCTTATATTTGAGGGTGAAGCAGCCTCAGGATAGGTTAGTTTGAAGGCGGGAACTTGGTGGCGGATCAACGTGCGGTTGGATAGGCCAGAGTAAGAGTAAGTGTAAGAGTAGAGTAGAGTAGTCTGCAAGATGGGATAGTTTGCTGAAGTGGTAGTGTGAGTAATCCGAACAGCACAATCGTCCGGTGATGGCTGGGCGGGTGCATTCCTGATGGCGTTCCTGATGATTTTACAGCGAACGAGCTGAAACTAAGTGGATTTTAGACAACTAATTCCTGCTGAAATCAGCGATGGACAGAACTAAGTGGAAATTCGCTACTTATTTGAAGAGATTTCTCCGAAAAGTGCTCAAACCTGGTGAATTAAGTGTCCATTTTCCACTTAGTTACACTGAAATGGGGATTTCGGCGGAATTAAGTTGCTTTTTTCCAACTAGCCCGCGTGTCCCCTTCTATTTGAGGGTGAAGCAGCTTCAGGATAGGTTAGTTTGAAGGCAGGAACTTGGTGGCGGATCAACGTGCGGTTGGAGAGGCCTGAGTAAGAGTAGAGTAGAGTAGAGTAGAGTAAAGTAGTTTGATAGAAAAGTTGTTTTTGCGCGGCAGGTGTTTGTGGCAATTAAATGTGTGGTTGGAGCGGGCAGGTAGGAGCAGGGAGTCTGTATGTTTAGAGAGCCAGCGTGGTTGAGGTAGCTTTCCTATTAAGAGTATTAAGAGTAGTCTGCGTAGACGACGCCCTCCCCGTATAAGCCAATTGGTTAGAAGGAATAACGCCTAATCGTTTCCGGGCTTATCTAGCTGACATGGGATGGAAAGAGATTGTATCAGCTTTTCCTATGGACATAGAGGGGAATAGTAGATATTATTATGAATAATAAAATTTAATAAGCTATTGAAAAAGGTGCGCGTTCTATCCAGATAGAATCCGCTTAATAGGGAAGGCCGGTGCAAGTCCGGCGCGGTCCCGCCACTGTAAATGCTGAGCGACTCCTGATAAAGGTGCCACTGTCTGGCTGTTTAAGCCGACGGGAAGGTAGGGGGAAGCGATGAGGCATAAGCCAGGAGACCTGCCTTTTTCATGGACGTTTCACTTCTTCGTGGGGTAAGAATGCGGAACACATGCAGATGAACTGCGGCTAAAAAAAGGGTGTATTATGCGTTAGTGTGCCTTTTTGGAATATGAACTTGCTGATAACGGTCTTACTATCCGCAGGCTCCAATGACAGCCGATTAATTTGTATTCTTCCCGGCCGCCCTTAACAGGGGCGGTTTTTATGTTGCAATGGGGGAGCCCAGGCTTCCGGCTCTAATTCTCCCCCTGCTCCGGCAGAGACGGATACTTTCCCCAGAGGATGCAAATCCGGATTCTGCTGTCTGCTGTGCTGTAAAGCAAGTTCATTCTATTAACGGAAAAGAGGTTAACAATGAAGAAGAAATTTTCTGCCCGGTTTCTGAGACTTGGCCTGGCTTTATTGCTGGTTATCTCGATTATAGGAGGCGCAGTCGTTCCTTCCGGGCAAAGCTATGCTGCAGCGGACGCTTCGGCGGTTACAGGAACGGAAAGTGTAACGGAGTCTGTGTACGCAGCGGACGATTCCTCCGCTCAACTGCTGAGTACGCTGGCGGCAGCGGCGGTGAACGAACAGGTTAC contains these protein-coding regions:
- a CDS encoding beta-mannanase → MRYAEVNPSAPAISEVTARVEDRFCTLRWRWPDGVQAVCIHKETAEGLDRGELPPSGMKLYTREEYKANNGYRDRMEDIGLVVYTVYARINENGETLLIRQPDGSNRITVSAGKARIYFSIQHKKAIFAKQKTVHMTITAEVPVPKDVLCYVKKRGGYPASREDGVLFPFVQDFAAGRNILPPIEIGKEDFVRIFFTDGRKYGQYYELVPE